A genomic segment from Gossypium hirsutum isolate 1008001.06 chromosome D04, Gossypium_hirsutum_v2.1, whole genome shotgun sequence encodes:
- the LOC107899514 gene encoding sulfite exporter TauE/SafE family protein 4 isoform X1, whose protein sequence is MGTKGLVLYLLTGFSAAILSLLFINKTTMDHNSTLFNTPHLTTVEVWPELEFNWRLVLATVIGFVGSACGTVGGVGGGGIFVPMLTLIVGFDTKSAAAISKCMIMGASAASVWYNVRVQHPTKEVPIIDYELAFLFQPMLMLGITVGVALSVVFPYWLITVLIIILFIGTSSRSFYKGIEMWKEETILKKELTRKQGTVNSRGELLIDAEYEPLVPREEKSTLEILCLNLRWKRLLVLTTVWFLFTLIQVIKNDLVPCTTLYWVLFCLQFPIAVLVFGYEAMKLWKENRKRMMTGNTECICEASIQWSTLNITFCALCGVLGGTVGGLLGSGGGFILGPLLLEIGVIPQVASATATFVMMFSSSLSVVEFYLLKRFPIPYALYLMGVSILAGFWGQYLVRKIILILRRASIIVFILSGVIFASALTMGVIGIETTIGMINNHEFMGFLDFCSSQ, encoded by the exons ATGGGTACCAAAGGACTCGTTTTATATCTGCTGACAGGTTTCTCAGCAGCCATTCTCTCTTTGCTGTTCATTAACAAAACTACCATGGACCATAACTCAACTCTCTTCAACACCCCACACTTAACAACTGTAGAAGTTTGGCCT GAATTGGAGTTTAACTGGAGGCTTGTACTGGCAACAGTGATAGGATTTGTGGGATCAGCATGTGGAACTGTAGGTGGCGTTGGAGGCGGCGGTATTTTTGTTCCAATGCTGACTTTGATTGTGGGATTTGATACCAAATCTGCTGCTGCTATTTCCAAAT GCATGATAATGGGGGCATCCGCAGCATCTGTTTGGTACAATGTCCGAGTGCAACATCCAACAAAAGAAGTGCCCATTATTGACTATGAGTTGGCTTTTCTCTTTCAGCCTATGTTGATGCTTGGTATCACTGTTGGAGTTGCCTTGAGTGTTGTTTTCCCTTATTGGCTCATTACTGTGCTCATCATCATACTCTTCATTGGCACCTCTTCAAGATCTTTCTACAAGGGCATTGAAATGTGGAAGGAAGAAACAATTTTGAAG AAAGAACTCACCAGGAAACAAGGAACAGTTAATTCCAGGGGTGAAC TGCTGATAGATGCAGAGTACGAACCATTGGTCCCAAGAGAAGAGAAATCAACACTG gaaataTTATGTTTGAATCTAAGGTGGAAAAGGCTTTTGGTATTGACTACTGTTTGGTTCCTTTTCACACTTATTCAAGTCATCAAG AATGACCTGGTTCCATGTACCACGTTGTATTGGGTGCTGTTTTGCTTACAG TTTCCTATAGCAGTATTGGTTTTCGGATATGAAGCAATGAAATTGTGGAAAGAAAACAGGAAGAGAATGATGACAGGGAACACTGAATGCATTTGTGAAGCTTCGATTCAATGGAGTACATTGAACATTACATTTTGCGCACTGTGCGGCGTCTTGGGTGGCACCGTCGGGGGGTTGCTTGGTTCTGGTGGAGGCTTCATTTTGGGTCCGCTGCTCCTGGAGATTGGTGTCATTCCACAG GTGGCAAGTGCAACAGCGACATTTGTGATGATGTTCTCATCATCCTTATCCGTAGTGGAATTCTATTTGCTCAAAAGGTTCCCAATCCCTTATG cACTGTATTTGATGGGTGTATCGATTTTGGCTGGCTTTTGGGGACAGTATCTCGtaagaaaaattatattaatccTAAGAAGAGCTTCCATTATTGTATTCATCCTATCTGGTGTCATCTTTGCAAGTGCTCTCACAATGG GAGTGATTGGCATTGAAACAACCATTGGAATGATAAACAACCATGAATTCATGGGGTTTTTAGACTTTTGCAGCAGTCAATGA
- the LOC107899514 gene encoding sulfite exporter TauE/SafE family protein 4 isoform X2: MGTKGLVLYLLTGFSAAILSLLFINKTTMDHNSTLFNTPHLTTVEVWPELEFNWRLVLATVIGFVGSACGTVGGVGGGGIFVPMLTLIVGFDTKSAAAISKCMIMGASAASVWYNVRVQHPTKEVPIIDYELAFLFQPMLMLGITVGVALSVVFPYWLITVLIIILFIGTSSRSFYKGIEMWKEETILKKELTRKQGTVNSRGELLIDAEYEPLVPREEKSTLEILCLNLRWKRLLVLTTVWFLFTLIQVIKNDLVPCTTLYWVLFCLQFPIAVLVFGYEAMKLWKENRKRMMTGNTECICEASIQWSTLNITFCALCGVLGGTVGGLLGSGGGFILGPLLLEIGVIPQVASATATFVMMFSSSLSVVEFYLLKRFPIPYGVIGIETTIGMINNHEFMGFLDFCSSQ; this comes from the exons ATGGGTACCAAAGGACTCGTTTTATATCTGCTGACAGGTTTCTCAGCAGCCATTCTCTCTTTGCTGTTCATTAACAAAACTACCATGGACCATAACTCAACTCTCTTCAACACCCCACACTTAACAACTGTAGAAGTTTGGCCT GAATTGGAGTTTAACTGGAGGCTTGTACTGGCAACAGTGATAGGATTTGTGGGATCAGCATGTGGAACTGTAGGTGGCGTTGGAGGCGGCGGTATTTTTGTTCCAATGCTGACTTTGATTGTGGGATTTGATACCAAATCTGCTGCTGCTATTTCCAAAT GCATGATAATGGGGGCATCCGCAGCATCTGTTTGGTACAATGTCCGAGTGCAACATCCAACAAAAGAAGTGCCCATTATTGACTATGAGTTGGCTTTTCTCTTTCAGCCTATGTTGATGCTTGGTATCACTGTTGGAGTTGCCTTGAGTGTTGTTTTCCCTTATTGGCTCATTACTGTGCTCATCATCATACTCTTCATTGGCACCTCTTCAAGATCTTTCTACAAGGGCATTGAAATGTGGAAGGAAGAAACAATTTTGAAG AAAGAACTCACCAGGAAACAAGGAACAGTTAATTCCAGGGGTGAAC TGCTGATAGATGCAGAGTACGAACCATTGGTCCCAAGAGAAGAGAAATCAACACTG gaaataTTATGTTTGAATCTAAGGTGGAAAAGGCTTTTGGTATTGACTACTGTTTGGTTCCTTTTCACACTTATTCAAGTCATCAAG AATGACCTGGTTCCATGTACCACGTTGTATTGGGTGCTGTTTTGCTTACAG TTTCCTATAGCAGTATTGGTTTTCGGATATGAAGCAATGAAATTGTGGAAAGAAAACAGGAAGAGAATGATGACAGGGAACACTGAATGCATTTGTGAAGCTTCGATTCAATGGAGTACATTGAACATTACATTTTGCGCACTGTGCGGCGTCTTGGGTGGCACCGTCGGGGGGTTGCTTGGTTCTGGTGGAGGCTTCATTTTGGGTCCGCTGCTCCTGGAGATTGGTGTCATTCCACAG GTGGCAAGTGCAACAGCGACATTTGTGATGATGTTCTCATCATCCTTATCCGTAGTGGAATTCTATTTGCTCAAAAGGTTCCCAATCCCTTATG GAGTGATTGGCATTGAAACAACCATTGGAATGATAAACAACCATGAATTCATGGGGTTTTTAGACTTTTGCAGCAGTCAATGA